A section of the Jaculus jaculus isolate mJacJac1 chromosome 6, mJacJac1.mat.Y.cur, whole genome shotgun sequence genome encodes:
- the LOC123461579 gene encoding MIEF1 upstream open reading frame protein has protein sequence MAPWSREAVLSLYRALLRQGRELRYTDRDFYFASVRREFRKNQKLQDPVAREKQLEKGLVFLHSKLGGLV, from the coding sequence ATGGCCCCGTGGAGCCGAGAGGCTGTGCTCAGTCTGTACCGGGCTCTGCTGCGCCAGGGCCGAGAGCTCCGCTACACTGATAGAGATTTCTACTTTGCCTCTGTCCGCCGGGAATTCCGGAAAAATCAGAAGCTCCAGGATCCAGTCGCCCGGGAGAAGCAGCTGGAGAAGGGCCTGGTCTTTCTCCATAGCAAACTTGGGGGTCTTGTTTAG
- the Mief1 gene encoding mitochondrial dynamics protein MID51 isoform X1, with the protein MAGAGERKGKKDDNGIGTAIDFVLSNARLVLGVGGAAMLGIATLAVKRMYDRAISAPTSPTRLSHSGKRSWEEPNWMGSPRLLNKDMKAGLSRSLQTLPTDPSAFDTDTFCPPRPKPLARKGQVDLKKSRLRMSLQEKLLSYYRKRAAIPAGEQARAKQAAVDICAELRGFLRAKLPDMPLREMYLSGSLYDDLQVVTADHIQLIVPLVLEQNLWSCIPGEDTIMNIPGFFLVRRENPEYFPRGSSYWDRCVVGGYLSPKTVADTFEKVVAGSINWPAIGSLLDYVIRPAPPPEALTLEVQYERDKHLVIDFLPSVTLGDTVLVARPHRLAQYDNLWRLSLRPAETARLRALDQADSGCRSLCLKILKAICKSTPALGHLTASQLTNVILHLAQEETDWSPDVLADRFLQALRGLISYLEAGVLPSALNPKVNLFAELTPEEIDELGYTLYCSLSEPEVLLQT; encoded by the exons ATGGCAGGCGCTGGTGAGCGCAAAGGCAAGAAGGATGACAATGGCATTGGCACAGCCATTGATTTTGTGCTTTCCAATGCCCGGCTGGTGCTgggggtgggtggagcagccATGCTGGGCATTGCGACACTGGCAGTTAAGCGG ATGTATGATCGGGCCATCAGTGCCCCTACCAGCCCCACCCGCCTGAGCCATTCAGGGAAAAGGAGCTGGGAAGAACCAAACTGGATGGGCTCCCCACGGCTACTGAACAAGGACATGAAGGCAGGCCTGAGCCGGTCCCTGCAGACCCTTCCCACAGACCCTTCGGCTTTTGACACAG ATACATTCTGCCCACCCCGGCCCAAGCCATTGGCCAGGAAGGGCCAGGTAGACTTGAAGAAGTCACGCCTCCGCATGTCCCTGCAGGAGAAACTTCTTTCTTACTACCGGAAGCGGGCAGCCATCCCTGCTGGAGAGCAGGCTCGGGCCAAGCAAGCTGCAGTGGATATATGTGCCGAGCTCCGTGGATTCCTGCGGGCCAAGCTGCCTGATATGCCACTTCGGGAAATGTACTTGAGTGGCAGCCTCTATGATGATCTGCAG GTGGTAACAGCTGATCACATCCAACTCATCGTGCCCCTCGTGTTAGAGCAGAACCTGTGGTCCTGCATACCTGGTGAGGACACCATCATGAACATCCCTGGCTTCTTCCTGGTCCGCCGTGAGAACCCAGAGTACTTTCCTCGTGGTAGCAGTTACTGGGATCGCTGTGTTGTAGGGGGTTACCTCTCCCCAAAGACAGTGGCAGACACTTTTGAGAAGGTAGTGGCAGGCTCTATCAACTGGCCCGCCATAGGGTCCCTTTTGGACTATGTGATTCGACCAGCACCACccccagaggccctgacactggAAGTGCAGTATGAGCGGGACAAACATCTCGTCATTGACTTCCTGCCATCAGTGACCCTTGGTGACACTGTCTTGGTGGCCAGACCACACCGGCTAGCTCAGTATGACAACCTATGGCGGCTGAGCCTTCGTCCTGCCGAGACAGCACGCCTGCGGGCTTTGGACCAGGCGGACTCGGGCTGCCGATCTCTGTGCCTCAAGATCCTCAAGGCTATATGCAAATCCACTCCAGCTCTGGGCCACCTCACTGCCAGCCAGCTAACCAATGTCATCCTCCACTTGGCCCAGGAGGAGACTGACTGGTCTCCAGATGTGCTGGCCGATCGTTTCCTGCAGGCCCTGAGGGGTCTTATCAGCTACTTGGAGGCTGGAGTCCTGCCCAGTGCCCTAAACCCCAAGGTGAACTTATTTGCAGAGCTCACCCCCGAAGAAATAGACGAATTGGGATACACTCTGTACTGCTCATTGTCTGAGCCAGAGGTGCTGCTGCAGACGTAG
- the Mief1 gene encoding mitochondrial dynamics protein MID51 isoform X2, translated as MPLREMYLSGSLYDDLQVVTADHIQLIVPLVLEQNLWSCIPGEDTIMNIPGFFLVRRENPEYFPRGSSYWDRCVVGGYLSPKTVADTFEKVVAGSINWPAIGSLLDYVIRPAPPPEALTLEVQYERDKHLVIDFLPSVTLGDTVLVARPHRLAQYDNLWRLSLRPAETARLRALDQADSGCRSLCLKILKAICKSTPALGHLTASQLTNVILHLAQEETDWSPDVLADRFLQALRGLISYLEAGVLPSALNPKVNLFAELTPEEIDELGYTLYCSLSEPEVLLQT; from the exons ATGCCACTTCGGGAAATGTACTTGAGTGGCAGCCTCTATGATGATCTGCAG GTGGTAACAGCTGATCACATCCAACTCATCGTGCCCCTCGTGTTAGAGCAGAACCTGTGGTCCTGCATACCTGGTGAGGACACCATCATGAACATCCCTGGCTTCTTCCTGGTCCGCCGTGAGAACCCAGAGTACTTTCCTCGTGGTAGCAGTTACTGGGATCGCTGTGTTGTAGGGGGTTACCTCTCCCCAAAGACAGTGGCAGACACTTTTGAGAAGGTAGTGGCAGGCTCTATCAACTGGCCCGCCATAGGGTCCCTTTTGGACTATGTGATTCGACCAGCACCACccccagaggccctgacactggAAGTGCAGTATGAGCGGGACAAACATCTCGTCATTGACTTCCTGCCATCAGTGACCCTTGGTGACACTGTCTTGGTGGCCAGACCACACCGGCTAGCTCAGTATGACAACCTATGGCGGCTGAGCCTTCGTCCTGCCGAGACAGCACGCCTGCGGGCTTTGGACCAGGCGGACTCGGGCTGCCGATCTCTGTGCCTCAAGATCCTCAAGGCTATATGCAAATCCACTCCAGCTCTGGGCCACCTCACTGCCAGCCAGCTAACCAATGTCATCCTCCACTTGGCCCAGGAGGAGACTGACTGGTCTCCAGATGTGCTGGCCGATCGTTTCCTGCAGGCCCTGAGGGGTCTTATCAGCTACTTGGAGGCTGGAGTCCTGCCCAGTGCCCTAAACCCCAAGGTGAACTTATTTGCAGAGCTCACCCCCGAAGAAATAGACGAATTGGGATACACTCTGTACTGCTCATTGTCTGAGCCAGAGGTGCTGCTGCAGACGTAG